From a region of the Zingiber officinale cultivar Zhangliang chromosome 4B, Zo_v1.1, whole genome shotgun sequence genome:
- the LOC121974641 gene encoding uncharacterized protein LOC121974641 — MKPSSGAVDSFFSYLIHGLDELDRSLASDAFVSIQFLQGAVALLRSLHLQFTCLVQKLRLPAGGKWLDEYMDESSRLWDVCHVIKLGVTGLESYCSTGADVFSSIDQWRHDHSPRLTRQVMRAISICRREAMGLEEENRVLAETRIEPASLRFDDRVPMESRYNGFNGFRGALYALRNASSLLLMILLWGSIFCSPDLVVMESSTLCSAGFTASIARLQQRMVGETERINSRPGILMHEFRQARASAEELQEELERAGCELDFAGGGIMEKAEGLKAWFGMLQSGTENLLGQMDDFFDEIVEGRKKLLDLCCHR, encoded by the exons ATGAAGCCTTCCTCTGGCGCCGTCGACAGCTTCTTCTCCTATCTCATTCACGGCCTCGACGAGCTTGACCGGTCGCTGGCGTCGGACGCCTTCGTGTCTATCCAGTTCCTGCAGGGCGCCGTCGCCCTCCTCCGCTCGCTCCACTTGCAGTTCACTTGCCTGGTTCAGAAGCTCCGCCTCCCTGCCGGCGGCAAGTGGCTCGACGAGTACATGGACGAAAGCTCCCGCCTTTGGGACGTGTGTCATGTCATCAAGCTTGGCGTCACCGGCCTGGAGAGTTACTGCTCCACCGGCGCCGATGTCTTCTCCTCGATCGACCAATGGCGGCACGACCATAGTCCCCGCCTCACTCGCCAG GTGATGCGCGCAATCTCTATCTGCCGGAGGGAAGCCATGGGGttggaggaggagaatagagtgTTGGCGGAGACGCGGATCGAGCCGGCGTCACTCCGGTTTGACGACCGCGTGCCGATGGAATCAAGGTACAACGGATTCAATGGCTTCCGGGGAGCACTCTACGCTCTGAGGAACGCCAGCTCGCTGCTGCTAATGATCCTGCTGTGGGGGTCGATCTTCTGCTCGCCGGATTTGGTCGTCATGGAAAGCTCCACGCTTTGCAGCGCCGGCTTCACCGCCTCGATAGCGAGGCTGCAGCAGAGGATGGTCGGAGAGACGGAAAGAATCAACAGCCGGCCGGGGATCCTCATGCACGAGTTTCGGCAGGCGAGGGCGTCTGCTGAGGAGCTGCAGGAAGAACTGGAGAGAGCCGGTTGTGAGCTGGACTTCGCCGGAGGAGGCATAATGGAGAAAGCAGAGGGGTTGAAGGCTTGGTTTGGGATGCTTCAGTCCGGAACTGAGAATCTCTTGGGGCAAATGGATGATTTCTTCGATGAGATCGTGGAAGGAAGAAAGAAACTATTGGATCTGTGCTGCCATAGGTAG
- the LOC121974642 gene encoding small nuclear ribonucleoprotein E-like, translating to MASTKVQRIMTQPINLIFRFLQSKARIQIWLFEQKDLRIEGRIIGFDEYMNLVLEEAEEFNVKKNTRKSLGRILLKGDNITLMMNTGK from the exons ATGGCGTCGACGAAGGTCCAGCGGATCATGACACAACCCATC AATCTAATTTTCAGGTTCCTACAAAGC AAAGCTCGCATTCAGATATGGCTCTTTGAGCAGAAGGATTTGAGGATTGAAGGACGCATTATT GGCTTTGATGAATACATGAATCTTGTTCTTGAGGAAGCTGAAGAATTTAATGTCAAGAAGAACACCAGAAAGTCATTGG GGAGGATTCTGTTAAAAGGAGACAACATTACCTTGATGATGAATAC GGGTAAATGA